Proteins encoded by one window of Chanos chanos chromosome 7, fChaCha1.1, whole genome shotgun sequence:
- the abraa gene encoding actin-binding Rho-activating protein, producing MSTVAVQDNRPSTRAVRKIKCAAMVNSLAKSWQSWANEHTGKQETIPSGWMPASIVEDEKEKERSEAKLLVTPRVVSVDADGSEGQIKTGSVTKSNAPKRSECSNDLVISIKEKIDNQSLVTKDTKPFLGSESPTRRRHCGGKAASTLAKVMEKAEREERKMGSRSSSVDTEDSGLGEEAALSDNSDQTEVKPKRHISRPKIKVTTMGDLRSRWQQWSEEHMEGQKLNPFSEEFDYEHAMSIRLHKGDSGYGRPKDGSKTAQRAERAHKHIHREMEEMCYIIRDMGRKDKNGRVYVTFGQLFDRYVKISDKVVGILLRCRKHKMVDFEGEMLWQGQDDNVIITLLV from the exons atgagcaCCGTGGCTGTTCAGGACAACCGACCTTCCACTCGGGCCGTGCGAAAGATCAAGTGTGCCGCCATGGTCAACAGTTTGGCCAAGAGCTGGCAGAGCTGGGCGAACGAGCACACGGGTAAACAGGAAACCATCCCCTCGGGCTGGATGCCTGCATCCATAGTGGAGgatgagaaggagaaggagagaagtgaGGCGAAGCTCCTCGTCACGCCTCGCGTGGTTTCTGTAGACGCAGACGGCTCCGAGGGTCAGATCAAGACAGGATCGGTGACCAAGTCTAATGCACCAAAACGGAGCGAATGCAGTAATGACCTGGTCATTTCCATCAAAGAGAAGATTGACAACCAAAGCCTAGTGACTAAAGACACTAAGCCGTTTCTGGGCAGCGAGTCACCCACCAGAAGACGCCATTGTGGTGGGAAGGCAGCAAGCACCTTGGCTAAAGTGATGGAGAAGGcggagagggaggaaaggaaaatGGGTTCTCGCAGTAGCAGTGTGGATACCGAAGACAGCGGTCTAGGAGAGGAGGCCGCTCTTAGTGACAACAGTGACCAGACTGAAGTCAAACCCAAGAGACACATCAGCAGGCCAAAG ATCAAGGTGACCACAATGGGCGATCTGAGGAGCCGGTGGCAGCAGTGGTCAGAGGAACACATGGAGGGTCAGAAGCTCAACCCCTTCAGCGAAGAGTTCGACTACGAACATGCCATGTCCATCCGGCTCCACAAGGGTGACTCGGGCTACGGCCGACCCAAAGACGGTTCCAAGACGGCCCAGCGTGCAGAACGGGCTCACAAGCACATTCACCGTGAGATGGAGGAGATGTGCTACATCATCCGCGACATGGGCAGGAAGGACAAGAACGGTCGCGTCTACGTCACGTTCGGCCAGCTCTTCGACCGCTACGTCAAGATCTCCGATAAGGTGGTGGGGATCCTGCTACGATGCCGCAAACACAAGATGGTGGATTTTGAGGGTGAGATGCTCTGGCAGGGACAGGATGACAATGTTATCATCACACTACTTGTTTGA